The following are from one region of the Eubacterium sp. MSJ-33 genome:
- a CDS encoding helix-turn-helix domain-containing protein produces the protein MEKEYGKRLMDVKEVAEYLGIGMTKTRELIRGRNGFGVQIGNRWYADKKKLDRWIDQKSL, from the coding sequence ATGGAGAAGGAATATGGCAAGAGATTGATGGATGTAAAAGAGGTTGCAGAATATCTCGGAATCGGTATGACAAAGACGCGGGAACTGATTCGTGGAAGAAATGGATTTGGTGTTCAGATTGGGAATCGGTGGTATGCCGATAAGAAAAAATTAGATAGGTGGATTGATCAAAAATCATTGTAG
- a CDS encoding site-specific integrase has product MGKSLKGRELGKGITQRKDGLYQARFTNRFGKRKTIYAKTMSEITKRLREEQYLDDKKLNPVNDSMTLDEWFEQWITTCKIHCRDTTKRTYRIQYNRLREDLGWRPLSSLNLVILQDAFNHLKSDASRRDCRAVLVDMLNRAVECDMLMKNVAYGVKTTVDDEEPTEKRILSDDEIDILINTADPRGTLKIFLIVALETGMRMGEILGLTWDCIDFRERMIKVEKTLCYLPNNGEAIYEFHKPKTTAGKRSIPMTEKCRQALLYQKNWKSHVMVRHNPKTGFENLVFCSKSNNPIHEANIRGAIHYLVDKINRENPDIEFEPFTPHGLRHTFATKAIKRGMKPKTLQKILGHSSLQMTMDLYCHVEDDTLKSEMLLFEKAV; this is encoded by the coding sequence ATGGGAAAATCTTTGAAAGGCAGAGAGCTGGGAAAAGGAATCACACAGAGAAAGGATGGATTATATCAGGCAAGATTTACGAATCGTTTCGGGAAGAGAAAGACAATATATGCGAAGACGATGTCAGAGATAACAAAGCGGCTGCGTGAGGAACAGTATCTGGATGATAAGAAGTTGAATCCGGTGAATGATTCTATGACGCTGGATGAATGGTTTGAACAGTGGATCACAACCTGCAAGATACATTGCAGGGATACCACGAAACGGACGTATAGGATTCAGTATAACCGTTTGCGCGAGGATTTGGGCTGGCGTCCATTATCATCATTGAATCTGGTTATTCTGCAGGATGCGTTTAATCATTTGAAATCAGATGCATCACGTCGTGATTGCCGGGCTGTTTTAGTTGATATGTTAAACCGGGCTGTGGAATGTGATATGCTGATGAAGAATGTTGCATATGGAGTCAAGACAACTGTTGACGATGAAGAACCGACAGAGAAACGAATACTGTCCGATGATGAGATTGATATTCTGATCAACACAGCAGATCCGAGAGGAACGCTGAAGATATTTCTTATTGTTGCATTGGAGACAGGAATGCGTATGGGTGAAATCTTAGGACTCACATGGGATTGTATTGACTTCAGAGAACGGATGATAAAAGTGGAGAAAACACTTTGCTATCTTCCGAATAATGGAGAAGCAATCTATGAGTTTCACAAACCTAAAACGACAGCAGGTAAGAGAAGTATTCCAATGACAGAGAAGTGCAGACAGGCACTGTTGTATCAGAAAAATTGGAAGAGTCATGTTATGGTTCGACATAACCCGAAAACCGGATTCGAGAATCTTGTATTTTGCAGCAAAAGCAATAACCCTATTCACGAAGCAAATATTCGCGGAGCAATTCACTATCTGGTAGATAAGATCAATCGGGAGAATCCGGATATTGAATTTGAACCATTCACGCCTCATGGGTTACGTCATACTTTTGCTACCAAGGCGATCAAACGAGGAATGAAACCGAAGACCTTGCAGAAGATACTCGGACATAGTTCCTTGCAGATGACGATGGATCTCTATTGTCATGTGGAAGACGATACATTGAAGAGTGAAATGCTATTGTTTGAAAAAGCTGTGTAG